Proteins from a single region of Streptomyces spectabilis:
- a CDS encoding glycoside hydrolase family 2 TIM barrel-domain containing protein gives MELSYHEDVSPGTGGLPPRAWYAGSDAAVLSLNGSWRFRLSPGAAVEDESFAADGFDATAWHEVVVPGHWVLQGHGAPVYTNQMYPFPVDPPRVPTENPTGDHLRGFDLPDDWPAGGDATLRFDGVESCARVWLNGSLLGEFKGSRLPHEFAVGALLRPRDNVLAVRVHQWSSGSYLEDQDQWWLPGVFRDVTLTHRPEGAVRDHFTHASYDHRDGTGTLRVESDVAGRVTVPELGIDIATGESATVAVEPWSAERPRLYDGVLATPGERVPLRIGFRTVALKDGLITVNGRPILFRGVNRHEFHPETGRAVDIDTMRTDVRLMKMHNINAVRTAHYPPHPAFLDLCDELGLWVIDECDLETHGFTMRQWRGNPVDDERWTPALLDRAARTVERDKNHPSVVIWSLGNECGTGRGLTAMAEWIRARDPGRLLHYEGDPSCADTDMYSRMYADHAEVERIGRREDGGPQARGALPFILCEYAHAMGNGPGGLSDYQRLFETYERLQGGFVWEWTDHGLTHPTLGYAYGGDFGEELHDGNFVCDGLCFPDRRPSPGLTEYKRVIQPVRFAYDADTGTVRVTNLYDFADLSDLSFEWTYHSDAAAGTGGDVPSVSGPLDVPPDLGPGQSVELKLPEPPATARDAETWLHLAALVCEETNWAALDHSVAFADFPVTARPPVPVATGARPRRRGYDLTLGPGRFDVRTGELRALGDITLRSAPRLDVWRAPTDNDDGAPWQPDTRYGPLWRALGLHRMHHRIDGLEVEEDALTVRTRVAPAARDLALRTVYRWTSDGTALRLAVSVTPEGDWEAPLPRLGVRLGLPAVHRLAHWFGSAGEAYPDTRAAARMGWWSSWVEQLQTPYLRPQENGARADVRWAELRTGFDGPGVRIVGDPAFWFTARPWSTEELDAATHRTDLVPGDTLWVHLDHGQRGIGSQSCGPGVLPQYELRASFAEFALTFSVAEPGR, from the coding sequence ATGGAGCTCTCCTACCACGAGGACGTGTCCCCCGGTACCGGCGGTCTGCCGCCGCGTGCGTGGTACGCGGGGTCGGACGCCGCCGTGCTCTCGCTGAACGGCAGCTGGCGGTTCCGGCTCTCGCCCGGGGCCGCGGTCGAGGACGAGTCGTTCGCCGCCGACGGGTTCGACGCGACGGCCTGGCACGAGGTCGTGGTGCCCGGGCACTGGGTGCTGCAGGGCCACGGCGCGCCGGTCTACACGAACCAGATGTATCCGTTTCCCGTGGATCCGCCGCGGGTGCCGACCGAGAATCCGACGGGTGACCACCTGCGCGGCTTCGACCTGCCCGACGACTGGCCCGCGGGCGGCGACGCCACGCTGCGGTTCGACGGCGTCGAGTCGTGTGCGCGGGTGTGGCTCAACGGCTCGCTCCTGGGCGAGTTCAAGGGGTCGCGCCTGCCCCACGAGTTCGCGGTGGGCGCGCTGCTCAGGCCCCGCGACAACGTGCTCGCGGTGCGGGTGCACCAGTGGTCGTCGGGGTCGTACCTGGAGGACCAGGACCAGTGGTGGCTGCCGGGCGTCTTCCGCGACGTCACGCTGACGCACCGGCCCGAGGGCGCCGTGCGCGACCACTTCACGCACGCGTCGTACGACCACCGCGACGGCACCGGCACGCTCCGCGTGGAGTCGGACGTCGCGGGGCGCGTGACCGTGCCGGAGCTGGGCATCGACATCGCCACCGGCGAGAGCGCGACGGTGGCGGTGGAGCCGTGGTCGGCGGAGCGGCCGCGCCTGTACGACGGGGTCCTCGCCACGCCGGGCGAGCGGGTGCCGCTGCGCATCGGGTTCCGTACGGTCGCCCTGAAGGACGGCCTGATCACCGTGAACGGGCGGCCGATCCTGTTCCGCGGCGTGAACCGGCACGAGTTCCACCCGGAGACCGGACGCGCGGTCGACATCGACACCATGCGCACCGACGTCCGGCTGATGAAGATGCACAACATCAACGCCGTCCGCACCGCCCACTACCCGCCGCACCCCGCCTTCCTCGACCTGTGCGACGAGCTCGGCCTGTGGGTCATCGACGAGTGCGACCTGGAGACGCACGGCTTCACGATGCGGCAGTGGCGCGGCAATCCGGTCGACGACGAGCGCTGGACCCCGGCGCTCCTCGACCGCGCGGCCCGCACCGTCGAGCGCGACAAGAACCACCCGTCGGTCGTCATCTGGTCGCTCGGCAACGAGTGCGGCACCGGGCGCGGCCTGACCGCCATGGCCGAGTGGATCCGCGCCCGCGACCCGGGGCGGCTGCTGCACTACGAGGGCGACCCGTCGTGCGCGGACACCGACATGTACTCGCGCATGTACGCCGACCACGCCGAGGTCGAGCGGATCGGCCGCCGCGAGGACGGCGGCCCGCAGGCGCGCGGCGCGCTGCCCTTCATCCTGTGCGAGTACGCGCACGCGATGGGCAACGGCCCCGGCGGACTGAGCGACTACCAGCGCCTGTTCGAGACGTACGAGCGCCTGCAGGGCGGGTTCGTGTGGGAGTGGACCGACCACGGCCTCACCCACCCCACGCTCGGCTACGCCTACGGCGGTGACTTCGGCGAGGAGCTGCACGACGGGAACTTCGTCTGCGACGGCCTGTGCTTCCCCGACCGCAGACCCTCGCCGGGCCTGACCGAGTACAAGCGGGTGATCCAGCCGGTGCGGTTCGCCTACGACGCGGACACCGGCACGGTCCGGGTGACCAACCTGTACGACTTCGCCGACCTGTCGGACCTCTCCTTCGAGTGGACGTACCACTCCGACGCGGCGGCCGGCACCGGCGGCGACGTCCCTTCGGTCTCCGGGCCCCTGGACGTGCCGCCGGACCTCGGGCCCGGGCAGAGCGTCGAGCTGAAGCTGCCGGAGCCGCCCGCCACCGCGCGGGACGCCGAGACCTGGCTGCACCTGGCGGCGCTCGTCTGCGAGGAGACCAACTGGGCGGCCCTCGACCACTCGGTGGCGTTCGCCGACTTCCCCGTCACCGCGCGCCCGCCCGTGCCGGTCGCCACGGGTGCGCGGCCGCGCCGCCGCGGCTACGACCTGACGCTCGGGCCCGGCCGCTTCGACGTCCGCACCGGCGAGCTGCGCGCCCTCGGCGACATCACGCTGCGCTCCGCGCCGCGCCTGGACGTGTGGCGGGCGCCCACCGACAACGACGACGGCGCGCCGTGGCAGCCCGACACCCGCTACGGCCCGCTGTGGCGCGCGCTCGGCCTGCACCGGATGCACCACCGGATCGACGGCCTGGAGGTGGAGGAGGACGCGCTGACGGTGCGCACCCGCGTGGCGCCCGCCGCCCGCGACCTCGCGCTTCGCACCGTCTACCGCTGGACGTCCGACGGCACGGCGCTGCGCCTGGCCGTGTCGGTGACGCCGGAGGGCGACTGGGAGGCACCGCTGCCCCGGCTCGGCGTGCGGCTCGGCCTGCCCGCGGTCCACCGGCTCGCGCACTGGTTCGGCAGCGCGGGCGAGGCGTACCCGGACACCCGGGCGGCCGCCCGGATGGGGTGGTGGTCGTCGTGGGTGGAGCAGTTGCAGACGCCCTACCTGCGGCCGCAGGAGAACGGGGCCCGCGCGGACGTGCGCTGGGCGGAGCTGCGCACGGGCTTCGACGGGCCGGGGGTGCGGATCGTGGGCGATCCCGCGTTCTGGTTCACGGCGCGCCCGTGGTCCACCGAGGAACTGGACGCCGCCACGCACCGCACCGACCTCGTGCCGGGCGACACGCTGTGGGTGCACCTGGACCACGGGCAGCGCGGCATCGGCTCCCAGTCGTGCGGGCCCGGCGTCCTTCCGCAGTACGAACTGCGCGCCTCCTTCGCGGAGTTCGCCCTCACCTTCTCGGTGGCCGAACCGGGCCGGTGA
- a CDS encoding helix-turn-helix domain-containing protein has product MAAGERGEKTAGYAERPSPLLPGAVVWTKTAHPSGGGSAVLPDGCMDLLWTEGRLFVAGPDTRAHAPGTAAPPGRYAGIRFAPGTAPAVLGVPAHELRDRRVDLADLWSAAEVRRLTARVDAAADPLAALERLAYERTDRAPAPDPLLARVVAHLNAGRGVAETAAAVGLGARQLHRRALPAFGYGPKTLARVLRLQRALALARDGLGQAETAAAAGFADQAHLARDVKELTGMPLGLLLGGAP; this is encoded by the coding sequence ATGGCCGCGGGGGAGCGGGGCGAGAAGACCGCCGGGTACGCCGAGCGGCCCTCGCCGCTGCTGCCCGGCGCCGTCGTGTGGACCAAGACCGCGCACCCCTCGGGCGGCGGCTCCGCCGTCCTGCCCGACGGGTGCATGGACCTGCTGTGGACCGAGGGCAGGCTGTTCGTCGCGGGCCCGGACACCCGCGCCCACGCGCCCGGCACCGCGGCGCCCCCGGGCCGCTACGCCGGCATCCGCTTCGCCCCCGGCACGGCCCCGGCCGTCCTCGGCGTCCCCGCGCACGAACTGCGGGACCGGCGCGTCGACCTCGCGGACCTGTGGAGCGCCGCCGAGGTCCGCCGTCTGACCGCGCGCGTGGACGCGGCCGCCGACCCCTTGGCCGCCCTGGAGCGCCTCGCGTACGAGCGCACGGACCGCGCCCCGGCCCCCGACCCGCTGCTCGCCCGCGTCGTGGCGCATCTGAACGCGGGCCGCGGCGTCGCCGAGACGGCCGCCGCCGTGGGGCTCGGCGCGCGCCAACTGCACCGCCGCGCGCTGCCCGCCTTCGGCTACGGCCCCAAGACGCTGGCCCGCGTGCTGCGCCTCCAGCGGGCGCTCGCACTGGCCCGCGACGGCCTTGGCCAGGCCGAGACGGCAGCCGCCGCGGGCTTCGCCGACCAGGCCCATCTGGCCCGGGACGTCAAGGAGTTGACGGGCATGCCGCTGGGGCTGCTGTTGGGCGGCGCCCCGTAG
- a CDS encoding VOC family protein, which produces MNSESSTPHVTPRLDLIGIVTSDMAASLAFYRRLGLVFEAGSEEAPHVETTLPGGLRVAFDTEDTLRSFMPGWQPPADSGRLGLAFHCGTSAGVDAVYEELVAAGYRSELKPFDAPWGQRYAVVLDPDGNGADLFA; this is translated from the coding sequence ATGAACAGCGAAAGCAGCACACCCCACGTCACGCCCCGGCTCGATCTGATCGGCATCGTCACCTCCGACATGGCGGCATCGCTGGCCTTCTACCGCCGGCTCGGCCTCGTGTTCGAGGCCGGCTCCGAGGAGGCTCCGCATGTGGAGACCACCCTGCCGGGCGGTCTGCGGGTGGCCTTCGACACCGAGGACACCCTCCGGTCCTTCATGCCCGGCTGGCAGCCCCCCGCCGACTCCGGGCGGCTCGGGCTCGCCTTCCACTGCGGCACGTCCGCGGGCGTGGACGCGGTGTACGAGGAGCTGGTGGCGGCCGGATACCGCTCGGAGCTGAAGCCGTTCGACGCGCCGTGGGGGCAGCGGTACGCGGTGGTGCTCGACCCGGACGGCAACGGGGCCGATCTGTTCGCTTGA
- the rsgA gene encoding ribosome small subunit-dependent GTPase A, translating into MSSSSSDFSSSSSSAPSAVGAHALAAYGWDEDWEAAFAPYAERGLLPGRVIRVDRGSCDLVVTEEGVIRADTTYVTPHDPLRVICTGDWAAVDAPGGDPRYVRDYLPRRTSFVRSTSSKRSEGQILAANVDHAVIAVSLAAELDLGRVERFLALGWESGAQPVVVLTKADLVPDAASLGHLVQDVETAAPGVPVLPVSAARGDGVDVLAAVVSGGTSVLLGQSGAGKSTLANALAGADVMDVRAVRDVDGKGRHTTTTRNLIPLPGGGVLIDTPGLRGVGLWDAGSGVGQVFAEIEELAGGCRFQDCAHVAEPGCAVLAALEDGTLHERRLDSYRKLLRENQRIVAKTDARVRAEMRREWRRRGAEGKAAMEAKRGRLR; encoded by the coding sequence TTGTCTTCGTCTTCTTCCGACTTCTCCTCCTCGTCCTCTTCCGCCCCGTCGGCCGTCGGCGCCCACGCGCTCGCCGCGTACGGCTGGGACGAGGACTGGGAGGCCGCCTTCGCCCCGTACGCGGAGCGCGGGCTGCTGCCCGGCCGGGTGATCCGGGTCGACCGGGGCAGCTGCGACCTGGTCGTCACCGAGGAAGGTGTCATCCGGGCCGACACCACCTACGTCACGCCGCACGACCCGCTGCGGGTCATCTGCACCGGGGACTGGGCGGCCGTGGACGCGCCCGGCGGCGACCCGCGGTACGTGCGCGACTATCTGCCGCGGCGCACCTCGTTCGTGCGGTCCACCTCCTCCAAGCGGTCCGAGGGGCAGATCCTCGCCGCCAACGTCGACCACGCGGTCATCGCCGTGTCCCTGGCGGCCGAGCTCGACCTCGGGCGCGTCGAGCGGTTCCTCGCGCTCGGCTGGGAGTCAGGGGCGCAGCCCGTCGTCGTGCTCACCAAGGCCGACCTCGTGCCCGACGCCGCGTCGCTCGGCCACCTCGTGCAGGACGTGGAGACCGCCGCGCCCGGCGTGCCGGTGCTGCCCGTCAGCGCGGCGCGGGGGGACGGCGTCGACGTGCTCGCCGCCGTGGTCTCCGGCGGCACCTCCGTCCTGCTCGGGCAGTCGGGCGCGGGCAAGTCCACCCTCGCCAACGCGCTCGCGGGCGCCGACGTCATGGACGTGCGGGCCGTCCGCGATGTCGACGGCAAGGGACGGCACACCACCACCACCCGCAACCTCATCCCGCTGCCCGGCGGCGGTGTCCTCATCGACACGCCGGGGCTGCGCGGCGTCGGCCTGTGGGACGCCGGGAGCGGCGTCGGGCAGGTCTTCGCCGAGATCGAGGAACTGGCCGGGGGCTGCCGCTTCCAGGACTGCGCACACGTCGCGGAGCCCGGTTGCGCGGTGCTCGCCGCCCTGGAGGACGGCACGCTGCACGAGCGGCGCCTCGACAGCTACCGGAAGCTGCTGCGCGAGAACCAGCGGATCGTCGCGAAGACGGACGCGCGGGTGCGGGCGGAGATGCGGCGCGAGTGGCGGCGGCGGGGGGCCGAGGGCAAGGCCGCGATGGAGGCCAAGCGGGGGCGGCTCCGGTAG